From Acipenser ruthenus chromosome 23, fAciRut3.2 maternal haplotype, whole genome shotgun sequence, the proteins below share one genomic window:
- the LOC117964047 gene encoding transmembrane protein 200A-like — translation MTAARGTGADHAMRSQEPWHLAQPAPTHQRLLRFGCRSKREPSIKGKLRIKSPPGAFLILGVFVVLVGTAVAVAGYWPHRGQRGGSMSHAGGGLNDSRPSRRVVGGRTILSTPHLLHHDRMKLLGPVIMGVGLFIVICANTMLYENRDKETQLLLTQEMICSIKATGLFDNQENTGSRHYQWMTNLSSADLNIRCLEELVGSDCLCLQTQPNHGGKWVDCYQPDCLQTKVQLLHHKEPSPTLSLCSVHSDSCNSSKGNINVLSCQTVETAGFSSSTNTPSLPVIKLNNRLIEAGLSVSAAAEQCASPEEPTGSTFSSGRTSDGGGLAGGHSMVAGPNVDPFSRGEIFVQDPCRKEFSSDVCLNLAGHSNSLDLGRGGVQLGAPLEERKNRSWPRLDLCNMKRYIKLESHEDSLEKLLDQLEHQYSQWEKNYTGPYQ, via the coding sequence ATGACAGCTGCCAGGGGCACTGGAGCGGACCACGCCATGAGAAGCCAAGAACCGTGGCATCTGGCCCAACCCGCTCCAACCCACCAGCGACTGCTCAGGTTTGGCTGCCGTTCCAAGCGAGAACCGTCCATCAAGGGGAAGCTGAGGATCAAGTCACCCCCTGGAGCCTTCCTGATCCTGGGGGTGTTTGTGGTGCTGGTGGGCACGGCGGTCGCAGTGGCAGGCTACTGGCCACACAGGGGACAGAGGGGGGGCTCCATGAGCCATGCTGGAGGCGGCTTAAATGATTCCCGGCCTTCCAGGAGAGTCGTGGGTGGTAGGACAATCCTATCCACCCCACACCTGCTTCACCACGACAGGATGAAGCTGCTGGGCCCAGTCATCATGGGAGTGGGACTGTTCATCGTTATCTGTGCCAACACCATGCTGTACGAGAACCGAGACAAGGAGACCCAGCTCCTCCTAACGCAGGAGATGATCTGCTCCATTAAGGCCACAGGTCTCTTTGACAACCAGGAGAACACAGGCTCCAGGCATTACCAGTGGATGACCAACCTGTCCTCTGCTGATCTGAACATCCGTTGCTTGGAGGAGCTGGTGGGATCCGATTGTCTCTGTCTGCAGACGCAGCCCAACCACGGAGGCAAGTGGGTGGATTGCTACCAACCTGACTGTCTCCAGACCAAAGTCCAGCTGCTGCACCACAAGGAACCTTCTCCGACCCTGTCCCTCTGCAGCGTCCACTCCGATTCCTGCAACTCCAGCAAGGGGAACATCAACGTCCTCTCCTGCCAGACTGTGGAGACTGCAGGGTTTAGCTCCAGCACCAATACCCCCTCCCTGCCTGTTATCAAACTCAACAACCGGCTGATCGAAGCAGGTCTCTCAGTCAGTGCTGCTGCAGAGCAGTGTGCCTCTCCAGAGGAACCAACTGGAAGTACCTTCAGCAGTGGTAGAACTTCCGATGGAGGTGGCCTGGCAGGAGGTCACTCAATGGTGGCTGGGCCAAATGTGGACCCTTTTTCCAGGGGAGAGATCTTTGTCCAAGACCCTTGCAGAAAAGAGTTCAGCTCTGATGTTTGCCTGAACTTGGCCGGCCATTCCAATTCCTTAGATCTGGGCCGGGGAGGAGTGCAGTTAGGGGCTCCGTTGGAGGAGCGCAAGAACCGGAGCTGGCCAAGGCTGGACCTTTGCAACATGAAGCGGTACATCAAACTGGAGAGCCACGAGGACTCTCTGGAAAAGCTATTGGACCAGCTAGAACATCAGTATTCTCAATGGGAGAAAAACTATACAGGGCCCTATCAGTGA